From one Calypte anna isolate BGI_N300 chromosome 11, bCalAnn1_v1.p, whole genome shotgun sequence genomic stretch:
- the FHOD1 gene encoding FH1/FH2 domain-containing protein 1 isoform X4: protein MAEPVVSCRLQYLEDADPFGCGSFPEPRRAPVYAVEEALALGAQLPALHRLLGAPLPLEDCTLQVSPSGHYLDLDLSLLEQKDDLEGFYEEVRKGRRPTLILRTQLSVRVHAIIEKLYNSQGPELRRSLFSLKQLFQEDKDLVPEFVNLDGLSCLIKVGAEADQNYQNYILRALSQIMLFVDGMQGVINHNETIQWLYTLSGSPFRLVVKMALKLLLVFVEYTEPNALLLIHAVNTVDQARGTCPWSSLMAVLEQRNGADTELLVFAMTLINKTLAALPDQDTFYDVTDCLEQQGMERVVQQHLGNKATDLDLKQQFLLYESALKLEDGVEEPSPGTRKERRRTDEGRRGWRSQGGCAEPSPDAQTLPGSPGSPKEPPTEGTLDVPAPSSPAEPCPTSTYSSSSSVRLSLSPPLAEQEQPPGLGERSVYKTRFLENLAAAQKEKMASMAKGRLDVLSDAALEHPPPLAWDRDSSTPESGMETPNLRSRLARPDTTDSCSTISSDTKFMLDMLYSKGSPEPGREKVFPEVPSSPLVQGEVGMDAEGGGSWEQEGARLRSRAADGPVASAHAKLARAMSSIDAESQTQKLENTGMMPIKKEVELTWENLEASPVQLKIKDLDFTDLGEEDDFDILDSGPMANGSFLPSSIEATSAGALMVPSPPAAPGCPPPPPPLPAAPGCPPPPPPPVPGCPPPPPIPHCPPPPGLPSPSTTDGPSQAKKKRTVKLFWKELKQLDGTLGPGRFGQETLWASLQNVEVNAAKLEHLFESRSKEATTSKKANDGKKVVVVLDPKRSNAINIGLTVLPPVHIIKTAVLNFDEFAVNKEGIEKILTMVPTEEEKQKIQEAQLANPDVPLGSAEQFLLALSSISDLTARLQLWAFKLDYESLEQEIAEPLYDLKVGMEQLARNHTFKCILATLLAMGNFLNGSQSRGFELGYLEKVSEVKDTVHRQSLLHHLCQMVVEKFPETTDLYSEIASITRSAKVDFEELANSLVQLERRCRASWDNLKVIAKHETKAVLKSKLKDFLKDSTQRIVVLKVVHRRVLNRFHSFLLYLGYPRSVAQEVKVTSICKLLREFALEYRTCRERVLQQQRKRDTHRQRNKTRGRLITETEKFSNITEAAAPPALVSSGPEEQMEAGHESMKSLLTSPTDAPARRSRASRGTGQASPAQGSPAQEDVPSSPDDASDEIMDRLVKSVTHSANPRPCPNKERRRSRGNRKSLRRTLKSGLSDELVQALGLGQAPGMEV, encoded by the exons agAAACTCTACAATTCCCAGGGGCCAGAGCTGCGGCGATCCCTCTTCTCCCTCAAGCAGCTCTTCCAG GAGGACAAGGACCTGGTGCCCGAGTTTGTCAACCTGGATGGGCTGAGCTGTCTGATCAAAGTGGGGGCAGAGGCTGACCAGAACTACCAGAATTACATCCTCCGAG CCTTGAGCCAGATCATGCTCTTTGTGGATGGGATGCAAGGTGTCATCAACCACAACGAGACCATCCAGTGGCTCTACACCCTCTCAGGAAGCCCA TTCCGCCTGGTGGTGAAGATGGCCCTGAAGCTGCTGCTAGTGTTTGTGGAGTACACGGAGCCCAACGCCCTGCTCCTCATCCACGCTGTCAACACCGTGGACCAGGCGAGAG GAACGTGTCCATGGTCCAGCTTGATGGCTGTCCTGGAGCAACGCAATGGGGCTGACACAGAACTCCTGGTCTTTGCCATGACTCTCATCAACAAG ACACTGGCTGCCCTCCCAGACCAGGACACCTTCTACGATGTGACAGactgcctggagcagcagggcaTGGAACGAGTGGtgcagcagcacctgggcaACAAGGCCACAGACCTGGACCTGAAGCAGCAGTTCCTGCTCTACGAG AGTGCACTCAAGCTGGAGGATGGGGTGGAGGAGCCATCTCCAGGGACACgcaaggagaggaggaggacgGATGAGGGCCGGCGCGGGTGGCGATCCCAGGGAGGCTGTGCAGAGCCCAGCCCCGATGCCCAGACACTGCCAGGGTCCCCTGGCAGCCCTAAGGAACCCCCCACTGAGGGCACCCTGGACGTCCCTGCACCCAGCAGCCCCGCAGA ACCTTGTCCCACCAGCACGTACAGCAGCTCATCCAGCGTCCGGCTGTCcctgtcacctcccctggccgagcaggagcagcccccaggccTGGGCGAACGCAGCGTCTACAA AACTCGCTTCTTGGAGAACCtggctgcagcccagaaagagAAGATGGCTTCCATGGCCAAGGGACGGCTCGATGTCCTCAGCGATGCTGCACTGGAACATCCCCCCCCTCTGGcatgggacagggacagcagcaccCCTGAGTCTGGGATGGAGACACCCAACCTAA GGTCTCGCTTGGCTCGTCCCGACACCACCGACTCCTGCAGCACCATCTCCTCTGACACCAAATTTATGCTGGACATGCTCTATTCCAAAGGCTCTCCAGAGCCAGGGAGGGAAAAGGTCTTCCCTGAGGTCCCATCATCCCCCCTGGTCCAGGGTGAGGTGGGGATGGATgctgagggaggtggcagctgggagcaggagggtgcCCGGCTCCGGAGCAGGGCTGCAGACGGACCGGTCGCCAGTGCCCACGCCAAGCTGGCACGTGCCATGTCCAGCATAGATGCTGAGAGCCAGACACAGAAGCTGGAGAACACTGGGATGATGCCCATCAAGAAGGAGGTGGAGCTGACATGGGAGAACCTGGAGGCAAGCCCTGTGCAGCTGAAGATCAAGGACCTGGACTTCACTGATCTGGGGGAAGAAGATGACTTCGACATCCTCGACTCGGGGCCCATGGCAAAtggctccttcctcccttccagcATTGAAGCAACGAGTGCTGGAGCTCTGATGGTTCCCTCTCCACCTGCTGCACCTGGTTGcccaccacctccacctccacttcctgcagcccctggttgcccaccacctccacctccaccagTCCCTGGTTGCCCTCCACCTCCACCAATCCCCCATTGCCCACCTCCCCCAGGGCTGCCAAGCCCCTCAACAACAGATGGCCCTTCCCAGGCCAAGAAGAAGAGGACAGTGAAGCTCTTTTGGAAGGAGCTGAAGCAGCTGGATGGCACTCTGGGGCCAGGAAGGTTTGGCCAGGAAACCCTATGGGCATCCTTGCAGAACGTTGAGGTCAATGCTGCCAAACTGGAACATCTCTTTGAGTCACGGTCAAAGGAAGCAACGACTTCAAAG AAAGCCAACGATGGAaagaaggtggtggtggtgctggacCCCAAGAGGAGCAACGCCATCAACATTGGCCTCACGGTGCTGCCTCCTGTGCACATCATCAAGACAGCTGTGCTCAACTTTGATGAGTTTGCAGTCAACAAGGAAGGGATTGAG AAAATCCTGACCATGGTCCCGactgaggaggagaagcagaagatcCAGGAGGCCCAGTTGGCCAATCCTGATGTGcctctgggctctgcagagcagttcCTGCTTGCCTTGTCTTCCATCAGCGACCTCACGGCTAGGCTTCAGCTCTGGGCCTTCAAGCTGGACTACGAGAGCCTGGAGCAG gaGATAGCAGAGCCACTGTATGATCTGAAGGTGGGCATGGAGCAGCTGGCCAGGAACCACACCTTCAAGTGCATCCTGGCCACGCTGCTGGCCATGGGCAACTTCTTGAATGGCTCCCAG AGCAGAGGCTTTGAGCTGGGCTACCTGGAGAAGGTCTCGGAAGTGAAGGACACGGTGCACAGGCAGTCTCTGCTCCACCACCTCTGCCAGATGGTGGTAGAGAAGTTCCCAGAAACCACTGACCTCTACTCGGAGATTGCCTCCATCACCCGCTCCGCCAAG GTTGATTTTGAGGAGCTGGCCAACAGCCTGGtgcagctggagaggaggtgCAGGGCCTCCTGGGACAACCTGAAGGTGATTGCCAAGCACGAGACCAAGGCAGTGCTGAAGAGCAAGCTGAAGGACTTCCTGAAGGACAGCACCCAGCGCATCGTGGTCTTGAAGGTGGTGCACAGGCGTGTCCTCAACAG GTTTCACTCCTTCCTGCTGTACCTGGGGTACCCCAGGAGCGTGGCACAGGAGGTGAAGGTGACCTCCATCTGCAAACTGCTGCGGGAGTTCGCCCTGGAGTACCGCACCTGCCGGGAGCGcgtcctgcagcagcagaggaaacgGGACACGCACCGCCAGCGCAACAAGACCCGGGGACGCCTCATCACCGAG ACCGAGAAGTTCTCCAACATCACCGAGGCTGCCGCGCCGCCCGCCCTGGTGTCCAGCGGCCCCGAGGAGCAGATGGAAGCAGGGCATGAGAGCATGAAGAGCCTCCTGACCTCCCCCACCGATGCCCCTGCCCGCCGCAGCCGGGCCAGCCGGG GGACAGGGCAAGCCAGCCCGGCCCAGGGCTCTCCAGCCCAGGAGGatgtccccagctccccagacGATGCTTCTGATGAAATCATGGACAGGCTGGTGAAATCGGTGACACACAGTGCCAACCCCCGGCCCTGCCCCAACAAGGAGCGCAGGAGGTCCCGTGGCAACAGGAAGTCCC tGAGGCGGACGCTGAAGAGCGGTCTGAGCGATGAGCTGGTGCAGGCACTGGGCCTGGGGCAGGCACCTGGCATGGAGGTGTGA
- the FHOD1 gene encoding FH1/FH2 domain-containing protein 1 isoform X3: protein MAEPVVSCRLQYLEDADPFGCGSFPEPRRAPVYAVEEALALGAQLPALHRLLGAPLPLEDCTLQVSPSGHYLDLDLSLLEQKDDLEGFYEEVRKGRRPTLILRTQLSVRVHAIIEKLYNSQGPELRRSLFSLKQLFQEDKDLVPEFVNLDGLSCLIKVGAEADQNYQNYILRALSQIMLFVDGMQGVINHNETIQWLYTLSGSPFRLVVKMALKLLLVFVEYTEPNALLLIHAVNTVDQARGTCPWSSLMAVLEQRNGADTELLVFAMTLINKTLAALPDQDTFYDVTDCLEQQGMERVVQQHLGNKATDLDLKQQFLLYESALKLEDGVEEPSPGTRKERRRTDEGRRGWRSQGGCAEPSPDAQTLPGSPGSPKEPPTEGTLDVPAPSSPAEPCPTSTYSSSSSVRLSLSPPLAEQEQPPGLGERSVYKLRHTAPVWREDAPPLHGDKPVLRRFETRFLENLAAAQKEKMASMAKGRLDVLSDAALEHPPPLAWDRDSSTPESGMETPNLRSRLARPDTTDSCSTISSDTKFMLDMLYSKGSPEPGREKVFPEVPSSPLVQGEVGMDAEGGGSWEQEGARLRSRAADGPVASAHAKLARAMSSIDAESQTQKLENTGMMPIKKEVELTWENLEASPVQLKIKDLDFTDLGEEDDFDILDSGPMANGSFLPSSIEATSAGALMVPSPPAAPGCPPPPPPLPAAPGCPPPPPPPVPGCPPPPPIPHCPPPPGLPSPSTTDGPSQAKKKRTVKLFWKELKQLDGTLGPGRFGQETLWASLQNVEVNAAKLEHLFESRSKEATTSKKANDGKKVVVVLDPKRSNAINIGLTVLPPVHIIKTAVLNFDEFAVNKEGIEKILTMVPTEEEKQKIQEAQLANPDVPLGSAEQFLLALSSISDLTARLQLWAFKLDYESLEQEIAEPLYDLKVGMEQLARNHTFKCILATLLAMGNFLNGSQSRGFELGYLEKVSEVKDTVHRQSLLHHLCQMVVEKFPETTDLYSEIASITRSAKVDFEELANSLVQLERRCRASWDNLKVIAKHETKAVLKSKLKDFLKDSTQRIVVLKVVHRRVLNRFHSFLLYLGYPRSVAQEVKVTSICKLLREFALEYRTCRERVLQQQRKRDTHRQRNKTRGRLITETEKFSNITEAAAPPALVSSGPEEQMEAGHESMKSLLTSPTDAPARRSRASRGTGQASPAQGSPAQEDVPSSPDDASDEIMDRLVKSVTHSANPRPCPNKERRRSRGNRKSLRRTLKSGLSDELVQALGLGQAPGMEV, encoded by the exons agAAACTCTACAATTCCCAGGGGCCAGAGCTGCGGCGATCCCTCTTCTCCCTCAAGCAGCTCTTCCAG GAGGACAAGGACCTGGTGCCCGAGTTTGTCAACCTGGATGGGCTGAGCTGTCTGATCAAAGTGGGGGCAGAGGCTGACCAGAACTACCAGAATTACATCCTCCGAG CCTTGAGCCAGATCATGCTCTTTGTGGATGGGATGCAAGGTGTCATCAACCACAACGAGACCATCCAGTGGCTCTACACCCTCTCAGGAAGCCCA TTCCGCCTGGTGGTGAAGATGGCCCTGAAGCTGCTGCTAGTGTTTGTGGAGTACACGGAGCCCAACGCCCTGCTCCTCATCCACGCTGTCAACACCGTGGACCAGGCGAGAG GAACGTGTCCATGGTCCAGCTTGATGGCTGTCCTGGAGCAACGCAATGGGGCTGACACAGAACTCCTGGTCTTTGCCATGACTCTCATCAACAAG ACACTGGCTGCCCTCCCAGACCAGGACACCTTCTACGATGTGACAGactgcctggagcagcagggcaTGGAACGAGTGGtgcagcagcacctgggcaACAAGGCCACAGACCTGGACCTGAAGCAGCAGTTCCTGCTCTACGAG AGTGCACTCAAGCTGGAGGATGGGGTGGAGGAGCCATCTCCAGGGACACgcaaggagaggaggaggacgGATGAGGGCCGGCGCGGGTGGCGATCCCAGGGAGGCTGTGCAGAGCCCAGCCCCGATGCCCAGACACTGCCAGGGTCCCCTGGCAGCCCTAAGGAACCCCCCACTGAGGGCACCCTGGACGTCCCTGCACCCAGCAGCCCCGCAGA ACCTTGTCCCACCAGCACGTACAGCAGCTCATCCAGCGTCCGGCTGTCcctgtcacctcccctggccgagcaggagcagcccccaggccTGGGCGAACGCAGCGTCTACAA GCTGCGCCACACTGCCCCTGTCTG GAGGGAGGATGCCCCCCCCTTGCATGGGGACAAGCCTGTTTTGAGGAGGTTTGA AACTCGCTTCTTGGAGAACCtggctgcagcccagaaagagAAGATGGCTTCCATGGCCAAGGGACGGCTCGATGTCCTCAGCGATGCTGCACTGGAACATCCCCCCCCTCTGGcatgggacagggacagcagcaccCCTGAGTCTGGGATGGAGACACCCAACCTAA GGTCTCGCTTGGCTCGTCCCGACACCACCGACTCCTGCAGCACCATCTCCTCTGACACCAAATTTATGCTGGACATGCTCTATTCCAAAGGCTCTCCAGAGCCAGGGAGGGAAAAGGTCTTCCCTGAGGTCCCATCATCCCCCCTGGTCCAGGGTGAGGTGGGGATGGATgctgagggaggtggcagctgggagcaggagggtgcCCGGCTCCGGAGCAGGGCTGCAGACGGACCGGTCGCCAGTGCCCACGCCAAGCTGGCACGTGCCATGTCCAGCATAGATGCTGAGAGCCAGACACAGAAGCTGGAGAACACTGGGATGATGCCCATCAAGAAGGAGGTGGAGCTGACATGGGAGAACCTGGAGGCAAGCCCTGTGCAGCTGAAGATCAAGGACCTGGACTTCACTGATCTGGGGGAAGAAGATGACTTCGACATCCTCGACTCGGGGCCCATGGCAAAtggctccttcctcccttccagcATTGAAGCAACGAGTGCTGGAGCTCTGATGGTTCCCTCTCCACCTGCTGCACCTGGTTGcccaccacctccacctccacttcctgcagcccctggttgcccaccacctccacctccaccagTCCCTGGTTGCCCTCCACCTCCACCAATCCCCCATTGCCCACCTCCCCCAGGGCTGCCAAGCCCCTCAACAACAGATGGCCCTTCCCAGGCCAAGAAGAAGAGGACAGTGAAGCTCTTTTGGAAGGAGCTGAAGCAGCTGGATGGCACTCTGGGGCCAGGAAGGTTTGGCCAGGAAACCCTATGGGCATCCTTGCAGAACGTTGAGGTCAATGCTGCCAAACTGGAACATCTCTTTGAGTCACGGTCAAAGGAAGCAACGACTTCAAAG AAAGCCAACGATGGAaagaaggtggtggtggtgctggacCCCAAGAGGAGCAACGCCATCAACATTGGCCTCACGGTGCTGCCTCCTGTGCACATCATCAAGACAGCTGTGCTCAACTTTGATGAGTTTGCAGTCAACAAGGAAGGGATTGAG AAAATCCTGACCATGGTCCCGactgaggaggagaagcagaagatcCAGGAGGCCCAGTTGGCCAATCCTGATGTGcctctgggctctgcagagcagttcCTGCTTGCCTTGTCTTCCATCAGCGACCTCACGGCTAGGCTTCAGCTCTGGGCCTTCAAGCTGGACTACGAGAGCCTGGAGCAG gaGATAGCAGAGCCACTGTATGATCTGAAGGTGGGCATGGAGCAGCTGGCCAGGAACCACACCTTCAAGTGCATCCTGGCCACGCTGCTGGCCATGGGCAACTTCTTGAATGGCTCCCAG AGCAGAGGCTTTGAGCTGGGCTACCTGGAGAAGGTCTCGGAAGTGAAGGACACGGTGCACAGGCAGTCTCTGCTCCACCACCTCTGCCAGATGGTGGTAGAGAAGTTCCCAGAAACCACTGACCTCTACTCGGAGATTGCCTCCATCACCCGCTCCGCCAAG GTTGATTTTGAGGAGCTGGCCAACAGCCTGGtgcagctggagaggaggtgCAGGGCCTCCTGGGACAACCTGAAGGTGATTGCCAAGCACGAGACCAAGGCAGTGCTGAAGAGCAAGCTGAAGGACTTCCTGAAGGACAGCACCCAGCGCATCGTGGTCTTGAAGGTGGTGCACAGGCGTGTCCTCAACAG GTTTCACTCCTTCCTGCTGTACCTGGGGTACCCCAGGAGCGTGGCACAGGAGGTGAAGGTGACCTCCATCTGCAAACTGCTGCGGGAGTTCGCCCTGGAGTACCGCACCTGCCGGGAGCGcgtcctgcagcagcagaggaaacgGGACACGCACCGCCAGCGCAACAAGACCCGGGGACGCCTCATCACCGAG ACCGAGAAGTTCTCCAACATCACCGAGGCTGCCGCGCCGCCCGCCCTGGTGTCCAGCGGCCCCGAGGAGCAGATGGAAGCAGGGCATGAGAGCATGAAGAGCCTCCTGACCTCCCCCACCGATGCCCCTGCCCGCCGCAGCCGGGCCAGCCGGG GGACAGGGCAAGCCAGCCCGGCCCAGGGCTCTCCAGCCCAGGAGGatgtccccagctccccagacGATGCTTCTGATGAAATCATGGACAGGCTGGTGAAATCGGTGACACACAGTGCCAACCCCCGGCCCTGCCCCAACAAGGAGCGCAGGAGGTCCCGTGGCAACAGGAAGTCCC tGAGGCGGACGCTGAAGAGCGGTCTGAGCGATGAGCTGGTGCAGGCACTGGGCCTGGGGCAGGCACCTGGCATGGAGGTGTGA